A single genomic interval of Microbacterium sp. LWO14-1.2 harbors:
- a CDS encoding 2,3-butanediol dehydrogenase translates to MKAALFHAKEDLRVEDVPEPTPGPGQVKLRNAFAGICGSDLHVYYTPEAAGLDFDHPHPVTGSTLPQILGHEFSGTVVELGEGVTDVAVGDRVAVWPIYYCGECTACRRGMFNACQKIGFHGLSSHGGGMAEFTTVDASKLHVLPENVDLRMGALVEPMSVAWHAVSRSGVAEGGSALIAGAGPIGIGVWFALKAQGVQKVLVSEPSADRRAIISALGATVVDPVNEDLGQAVAELTGGDGVDVAFDAAGAGPAVTSSLASLVPGGRVVVVAIHERPMEFLPTQLVMAETEISGALAYLPEDFDAVIEAMSQGVYDTTGWVQEVPLEGVVDAIHALRGGAGAKILVQAD, encoded by the coding sequence ATGAAGGCCGCACTGTTCCACGCCAAGGAGGACCTCCGCGTCGAGGACGTCCCCGAGCCCACCCCCGGCCCGGGGCAGGTGAAGCTGCGCAACGCGTTCGCGGGGATCTGCGGGTCCGACCTGCACGTCTACTACACCCCCGAGGCAGCCGGACTGGACTTCGACCACCCGCATCCCGTCACGGGCTCGACCCTCCCCCAGATCCTCGGCCACGAGTTCTCCGGCACCGTCGTCGAGCTCGGCGAGGGCGTGACGGACGTGGCAGTCGGAGATCGCGTGGCCGTCTGGCCGATCTACTACTGCGGAGAGTGCACGGCGTGCCGTCGCGGCATGTTCAACGCCTGCCAGAAGATCGGCTTCCACGGGCTCAGCTCGCACGGCGGCGGCATGGCGGAGTTCACCACCGTCGACGCCTCGAAGCTGCATGTGCTCCCCGAGAACGTCGACCTGCGGATGGGCGCTCTCGTCGAGCCGATGTCCGTCGCCTGGCACGCCGTGTCCCGTAGTGGTGTCGCGGAGGGCGGCAGCGCCCTGATCGCCGGCGCGGGCCCCATCGGCATCGGGGTCTGGTTCGCGCTCAAGGCGCAAGGCGTGCAGAAGGTGCTGGTCTCCGAGCCGAGTGCCGACCGCCGCGCGATCATCTCCGCTCTCGGCGCGACCGTCGTCGACCCCGTGAACGAGGACCTGGGTCAGGCGGTGGCAGAGCTCACCGGCGGCGACGGCGTGGACGTGGCGTTCGATGCAGCGGGGGCCGGCCCCGCCGTGACCTCGTCCCTCGCGAGTCTCGTGCCGGGCGGACGTGTCGTGGTGGTCGCGATCCACGAGCGTCCGATGGAGTTCCTGCCGACGCAGCTCGTGATGGCCGAGACCGAGATCTCCGGCGCGCTCGCGTACCTGCCCGAGGACTTCGACGCGGTCATCGAGGCGATGTCCCAGGGCGTGTACGACACCACCGGCTGGGTGCAGGAGGTTCCGCTCGAGGGTGTCGTCGACGCCATCCACGCGCTCCGTGGCGGCGCAGGCGCGAAGATCCTCGTCCAGGCGGACTGA
- a CDS encoding Pr6Pr family membrane protein, whose product MSTARGAAVACMIVVGLVYNLLVPGTGSAPAWVSLILHTVLPVLLVLDWTLIDDRPSLPWRRLWLVLPYPLLWLAVVLVRGVTDGWVPYGFLLPERGLPSLLAHVVGLLATLLCAGAAVWLLSRVRRSGPKNARGGRRRAQGHPTVHP is encoded by the coding sequence CTGTCCACAGCCCGCGGCGCCGCCGTCGCGTGCATGATCGTCGTCGGTCTCGTCTACAACCTCCTCGTGCCGGGCACGGGGTCGGCCCCCGCGTGGGTGAGCCTGATCCTGCACACGGTCCTCCCGGTTCTGCTCGTCCTGGACTGGACACTGATCGACGACCGGCCGAGCCTGCCCTGGCGACGGCTGTGGCTCGTCCTCCCCTATCCCCTGCTGTGGCTCGCCGTGGTGCTGGTGCGAGGCGTCACGGACGGCTGGGTCCCCTACGGCTTCCTGCTCCCGGAGCGCGGGCTGCCCTCGCTGCTCGCGCACGTCGTGGGGCTTCTCGCCACCCTGCTCTGCGCGGGCGCCGCGGTGTGGCTGCTCAGCCGCGTGCGGCGGTCAGGTCCGAAGAACGCTCGGGGCGGTCGTCGACGTGCGCAGGGTCACCCGACCGTCCATCCGTAG
- a CDS encoding BLUF domain-containing protein, which translates to MTGQGTDVLSLVYTSSASQPFRETALVQLLTECRRNNAAVDVTGMLLYRGGRFIQVLEGVADTVRELAERIRRDPRHHDMRVLLEERVSQRRFPDWTMGYRALRGGEDAAPEGYRDSFADLDADSDEDTARRALAELTLWFRVRSAASVDA; encoded by the coding sequence GTGACAGGACAGGGCACCGACGTGCTGTCGCTCGTCTACACCAGCAGCGCGTCGCAGCCGTTCCGCGAGACCGCGCTCGTGCAGCTGCTGACGGAGTGTCGACGCAACAACGCGGCGGTGGATGTCACGGGCATGCTGCTCTACCGCGGCGGGCGTTTCATCCAGGTGCTGGAGGGCGTCGCCGACACCGTTCGGGAGCTGGCCGAGCGCATCCGACGGGATCCCCGTCACCACGACATGCGCGTGCTCCTCGAGGAACGCGTGTCGCAGCGGCGCTTCCCTGACTGGACCATGGGGTATCGCGCGCTGCGAGGAGGCGAGGACGCGGCGCCGGAGGGGTATCGCGACTCGTTCGCGGACCTCGACGCCGACTCCGACGAGGACACCGCTCGTCGCGCTCTGGCAGAGCTCACGCTCTGGTTCCGGGTGCGCAGTGCGGCATCCGTCGACGCCTGA
- a CDS encoding alpha/beta fold hydrolase, whose protein sequence is MKSLRHAVALLVPAVVALGAAATLLVLSVARRVVMPGKRPADAEIVSVDTGAQTIELVRTPDTELPGRYGLFTSGTEGYVKLGAVLSADATTVRRKLLTKVEPGARLDRQAGFSGWYYSTPSELHLRWENVLIGSPAGPCPAWFFPAESSTWVIQVHGRGVTRAECLRAVPVLHAEGFPNLVVSYRNDGEAPRSRSGAYALGASEWRDVDAAVSYALRHGAERVILMGWSMGGAVALQAAVNSGNRDRIAGLILESPVVDWRTVLRFQAREIGLRAPIPDLAMSALSVPLTARLSGAEDAIPFDRLDMVARAEELAVPILILHSDDDGFVPADASHALQEARPDLVTMPPFSGARHTKLWNYDQAGWSDAITEWMRVQGFSASA, encoded by the coding sequence ATGAAGAGTCTCAGGCACGCCGTTGCGCTCCTTGTCCCTGCAGTGGTCGCTCTGGGAGCGGCCGCGACGCTGCTCGTCCTCAGCGTGGCGCGACGCGTCGTCATGCCGGGGAAGCGCCCGGCCGATGCCGAGATCGTCTCGGTCGACACCGGTGCGCAGACGATCGAGCTCGTGCGGACACCCGACACGGAGCTGCCCGGCCGATACGGTCTGTTCACGTCGGGAACCGAGGGATACGTCAAGCTCGGCGCGGTGCTGAGCGCCGACGCCACGACCGTGCGCCGCAAGCTGCTGACGAAGGTCGAGCCCGGGGCGCGCCTCGACCGCCAGGCGGGTTTCAGCGGCTGGTACTACTCCACGCCGAGCGAGCTGCATCTGCGTTGGGAGAACGTGCTGATCGGCTCACCGGCCGGACCGTGCCCCGCATGGTTCTTCCCGGCCGAGTCATCGACCTGGGTGATCCAGGTCCATGGCCGCGGCGTCACCCGCGCGGAGTGCCTCCGGGCCGTGCCGGTGCTGCACGCCGAGGGCTTCCCGAACCTCGTGGTGTCGTACCGCAACGACGGCGAGGCCCCCCGCAGCCGCAGCGGTGCCTACGCTCTCGGCGCGTCGGAGTGGCGGGATGTGGATGCGGCGGTGTCCTATGCGCTCCGTCACGGCGCCGAGCGGGTGATCCTGATGGGATGGTCGATGGGCGGGGCCGTCGCTCTGCAGGCCGCGGTGAACTCGGGCAACCGCGACCGCATCGCCGGTCTGATCCTCGAGTCGCCCGTCGTCGACTGGCGCACTGTCCTGCGCTTCCAGGCCAGGGAGATCGGCCTGCGCGCGCCGATCCCGGACCTGGCGATGAGCGCACTCTCGGTGCCGCTGACCGCTCGACTCAGCGGTGCGGAGGACGCGATCCCGTTCGACCGGCTCGACATGGTCGCGCGCGCGGAGGAACTCGCGGTCCCCATCCTCATCCTGCACAGCGACGACGACGGGTTCGTCCCCGCAGACGCGTCTCATGCACTGCAGGAGGCCAGGCCCGACCTCGTGACGATGCCGCCGTTCTCGGGCGCCAGGCACACCAAGCTCTGGAACTACGACCAGGCAGGGTGGAGCGATGCCATCACCGAGTGGATGCGTGTCCAGGGATTCAGCGCTTCTGCCTGA
- a CDS encoding SPW repeat protein: protein MRFIPTKVHGILDYVVGVALIAAPWLFGFASLGGPAVIIPIVLGVGLIVYSLFTKYEWGPFGFIPMPVHLVFDIVASLFLALSPWIFGFANQAPNVWLPHVVVGVAVIVVVLFSQPQPAKVKAARA, encoded by the coding sequence ATGCGTTTCATCCCCACCAAGGTCCACGGAATCCTCGACTACGTCGTCGGCGTGGCGCTCATCGCGGCACCATGGCTGTTCGGCTTCGCGAGCCTGGGCGGCCCCGCAGTCATCATCCCGATCGTGCTCGGCGTTGGCCTGATCGTCTACAGCCTGTTCACGAAGTACGAATGGGGCCCCTTCGGCTTCATCCCGATGCCCGTCCACCTCGTGTTCGACATCGTCGCCAGCCTCTTCCTGGCCCTTTCGCCCTGGATCTTCGGCTTCGCGAACCAGGCCCCGAACGTGTGGCTCCCGCACGTCGTCGTCGGCGTCGCTGTCATCGTCGTGGTGCTGTTCTCGCAGCCGCAGCCCGCGAAGGTCAAGGCCGCTCGCGCCTGA
- a CDS encoding SufE family protein, protein MSTSEVPDVLAEIRDGFLETPEADRLLLLLEYADELPEVSEEVANHPEMCERVAECQSPVYIYVEVHDDVVTMHATAPPEAPTTRGFASILVQGITGLSADEVLAIPDDYPQSIGLTKAVSPLRIGGMTGMLMRAKKQVRQKR, encoded by the coding sequence ATGAGCACGAGCGAAGTTCCTGACGTCCTCGCCGAGATCCGCGACGGCTTCCTCGAGACCCCCGAGGCCGATCGCCTGCTACTCCTGCTGGAGTACGCCGACGAGCTGCCTGAGGTGTCGGAGGAAGTCGCGAACCACCCCGAGATGTGCGAGCGCGTCGCGGAGTGCCAGTCGCCGGTGTACATCTACGTCGAGGTGCACGACGACGTGGTGACGATGCACGCCACGGCACCGCCCGAGGCTCCGACCACACGCGGTTTCGCCAGCATCCTCGTGCAGGGGATCACCGGTCTCAGCGCCGACGAGGTCCTCGCCATCCCCGACGACTACCCCCAGTCGATCGGGCTCACGAAGGCGGTGTCACCTCTCCGGATCGGAGGGATGACCGGGATGCTCATGCGCGCGAAGAAGCAGGTCAGGCAGAAGCGCTGA
- a CDS encoding GIY-YIG nuclease family protein, with translation MPKITLPDPCPLCGRVDAVRVAGDLACAWCGWRFGDAPDADLPRPIVEVVYYLRYDRRVKIGTSGRPRQRLAAIRHEELLAFEPGGRDVEQARHREFASIREGGEWFTFTTELEHHVAALRTTRDPWQLYARWVAVAMQR, from the coding sequence GTGCCGAAAATCACGCTCCCCGACCCGTGCCCGCTGTGCGGCCGCGTCGACGCCGTGCGCGTCGCCGGCGACCTCGCCTGCGCGTGGTGCGGGTGGCGGTTCGGCGACGCTCCGGACGCCGATCTGCCCCGGCCGATCGTCGAGGTCGTCTATTACCTGCGCTACGACCGGCGGGTGAAGATCGGCACGAGCGGTCGGCCGCGTCAGCGCCTCGCCGCGATCCGCCACGAGGAGCTGCTGGCGTTCGAGCCGGGCGGCCGAGACGTCGAGCAGGCCAGGCACCGCGAGTTCGCGTCGATCCGCGAGGGCGGCGAGTGGTTCACGTTCACGACGGAGCTCGAGCACCATGTCGCCGCACTACGCACGACCCGCGATCCATGGCAGCTGTACGCGCGATGGGTGGCCGTGGCCATGCAGAGGTGA
- a CDS encoding ammonium transporter, which translates to MDAPGNISWAITATALVLLMTPGVAFFYGGLVKAKSVVSMMMMSFGSIGLVAVLWILFGFSMSAVDNPMAFAGNPFADFGLSSLASGEGSNVALLGVAYGATFAIITVALISGAIADRAKFGSWLIFAGVFATVGYFPVAAWVWGGGWIMNLGTTLFGEDSGIGVIDYAGGTAVHINAGAAALALALVLGKRIGFQKGILKPHNVPLTLLGAALLWFGWFGFNAGAEWLAEDMGGVGLIGLNTLGATAAAILGWILVEKIKDGKPTSVGAASGAVAGLVAITPACANLTPGWALLLGAVAGVVCALAIELKFRLGFDDSLDVVGIHLVGGLIGTIYLGFFATDTGLFVGGDARQLAVQVIAAAGVLIYSFVVAFIIGFAIQKTIGFRVTNEDEIAGVDQVVHGEEGYALADA; encoded by the coding sequence ATGGATGCTCCAGGCAACATCTCCTGGGCGATCACCGCGACCGCCCTCGTCCTGCTCATGACGCCCGGCGTCGCCTTCTTCTACGGCGGCCTCGTGAAGGCCAAGAGCGTCGTCAGCATGATGATGATGAGCTTCGGCTCCATCGGTCTCGTCGCGGTGCTCTGGATCCTCTTCGGCTTCTCGATGAGCGCGGTCGACAACCCGATGGCGTTCGCGGGCAACCCCTTCGCCGACTTCGGTCTCTCGAGCCTCGCCTCGGGTGAGGGCTCCAACGTCGCCCTGCTCGGCGTGGCCTACGGCGCGACCTTCGCGATCATCACGGTCGCCCTCATCTCCGGCGCCATCGCCGACCGCGCGAAGTTCGGCAGCTGGCTGATCTTCGCCGGCGTGTTCGCGACCGTCGGCTACTTCCCGGTCGCCGCATGGGTCTGGGGTGGCGGCTGGATCATGAACCTGGGCACCACCCTGTTCGGCGAGGACAGCGGCATCGGCGTCATCGACTACGCGGGTGGCACGGCCGTGCACATCAACGCGGGTGCCGCGGCACTCGCCCTCGCGCTGGTCCTCGGCAAGCGCATCGGCTTCCAGAAGGGCATCCTCAAGCCGCACAACGTGCCGCTGACCCTGCTCGGCGCCGCGCTGCTGTGGTTCGGCTGGTTCGGCTTCAACGCCGGAGCCGAGTGGCTCGCGGAGGACATGGGCGGTGTCGGTCTCATCGGACTCAACACTCTCGGTGCCACGGCAGCCGCCATCCTCGGTTGGATCCTGGTCGAGAAGATCAAGGACGGCAAGCCGACCTCCGTCGGAGCGGCGTCGGGAGCCGTCGCCGGTCTCGTGGCGATCACCCCGGCCTGCGCCAACCTGACGCCGGGGTGGGCCCTGCTGCTCGGAGCTGTCGCCGGTGTCGTCTGCGCCCTGGCCATCGAGCTCAAGTTCCGCCTCGGCTTCGACGACTCGCTCGACGTGGTCGGCATCCACCTCGTCGGCGGTCTCATCGGAACCATCTACCTCGGCTTCTTCGCGACCGACACCGGCCTCTTCGTCGGCGGCGACGCCCGCCAGCTGGCCGTGCAGGTCATCGCCGCGGCCGGCGTGCTGATCTACTCATTCGTCGTCGCTTTCATCATCGGCTTCGCGATCCAGAAGACGATCGGCTTCCGCGTCACCAACGAGGACGAGATCGCCGGCGTCGACCAGGTCGTCCACGGCGAGGAGGGCTACGCGCTCGCAGACGCGTGA
- a CDS encoding sulfurtransferase produces the protein MAIEFDTSSSKFAEYAEPGRLVTTEWLAEHLGTPGLVVVESDEDVLLYETGHIPGAVKVDWHTELNDPVVRDYVDGEGFAALLSRKGISRDDTVVIYGDKNNWWAAYALWVFSLFGHEDVRLLDGGRDRWIAEGREITRETPTITPTEYPVVERDDSGIRAYKEDVLAHIGKPLIDVRSPEEYSGERTTAPAYPEEGTLRAGHIPTAQSVPWAKAVAEDGGFKSRAELDAIYRDGAGLDDGDEVVAYCRIGERSSHTWFVLKHLLGFDDVRNYDGSWTEWGSAVRVPIVTGSEPGTA, from the coding sequence GTGGCCATCGAGTTCGACACGTCATCGTCCAAGTTCGCCGAGTACGCCGAGCCAGGCCGTCTCGTGACCACCGAGTGGCTCGCCGAGCACCTCGGCACGCCCGGTCTGGTCGTCGTCGAGTCCGACGAGGATGTGCTGCTCTACGAGACCGGCCACATCCCCGGCGCGGTGAAGGTCGACTGGCACACCGAGCTCAACGACCCGGTCGTGCGCGACTACGTCGACGGCGAGGGATTCGCCGCGCTGCTGAGCCGCAAGGGGATCTCGCGAGACGACACCGTCGTCATCTACGGGGACAAGAACAACTGGTGGGCTGCGTACGCGCTCTGGGTCTTCTCGCTCTTCGGCCACGAGGACGTCCGCCTGCTCGACGGGGGCCGTGATCGCTGGATCGCCGAGGGCCGTGAGATCACGCGCGAGACCCCGACCATCACGCCGACGGAGTACCCGGTCGTCGAGCGCGACGACTCCGGCATCCGCGCCTATAAGGAGGACGTCCTGGCGCACATCGGCAAGCCGTTGATCGACGTGCGCTCCCCCGAGGAGTACAGCGGGGAGCGCACCACCGCGCCCGCGTACCCCGAGGAGGGCACGCTGCGGGCTGGACACATCCCCACCGCGCAGAGCGTTCCGTGGGCGAAGGCGGTCGCCGAGGACGGCGGCTTCAAGTCCCGGGCCGAGCTCGACGCGATCTACCGCGACGGCGCCGGTTTGGACGACGGCGACGAGGTCGTGGCGTACTGCCGTATCGGCGAGCGGTCGAGCCACACCTGGTTCGTGCTGAAGCACCTGCTCGGCTTCGACGACGTCCGCAACTACGACGGATCCTGGACGGAATGGGGCAGCGCCGTGCGCGTGCCGATCGTCACTGGTTCGGAGCCCGGCACCGCCTGA
- a CDS encoding type II toxin-antitoxin system PemK/MazF family toxin, with product MGNGNGILNALSQILIRAFGSTRASRTTTRPRGPVARVRRSAETENVSGAGRGADAVAAATVRIDPDRVDDLRIGYAPDRDGAPDAGEIIWTWVPYEENDGRGKDRPLLVIGRQSTDRVYAVRMTSRAHDGDRDYLSIGSGEWDSQRRESWVDIEQLYSVHETGLRREAAVLDRARYGRVAAALSRRYGWTVG from the coding sequence GTGGGCAACGGCAACGGCATCCTGAACGCACTCTCGCAGATCCTCATCCGCGCATTCGGATCGACCAGGGCCTCTCGGACGACGACTCGTCCGAGAGGCCCTGTCGCGCGTGTCCGCAGGTCCGCCGAGACGGAGAACGTCAGCGGTGCCGGGCGAGGCGCGGATGCCGTCGCTGCCGCCACAGTGCGGATCGATCCCGACCGCGTCGACGACCTGCGCATCGGCTATGCGCCGGACCGCGACGGAGCGCCGGACGCCGGCGAGATCATCTGGACCTGGGTGCCCTACGAGGAGAACGACGGGCGCGGCAAGGATCGACCTCTGCTCGTGATCGGACGTCAGTCGACGGATCGGGTCTACGCCGTGCGGATGACGAGTCGCGCGCACGACGGCGACCGGGACTACCTGTCGATCGGATCGGGGGAGTGGGACTCGCAGCGACGCGAGTCGTGGGTCGACATCGAGCAGCTCTACAGCGTGCACGAGACGGGTCTTCGGCGAGAGGCCGCCGTGCTCGACCGGGCGCGGTACGGACGGGTGGCTGCGGCGCTGTCCCGTCGCTACGGATGGACGGTCGGGTGA
- a CDS encoding ATP-dependent DNA ligase — protein sequence MGRLIYEGDEKVDIEDRALTHLQLVMTAKLRRGEPFAFSWANESSLGGGRITVWVHAGSALAFKYFGSRQPSINRAWIDALAVTANSPGGLRLVPEPAETPLQGGLEVAEAS from the coding sequence GTGGGACGTCTCATTTACGAGGGTGACGAGAAGGTCGACATCGAAGACCGGGCACTCACCCACCTGCAGCTGGTCATGACCGCGAAGCTCCGTCGGGGCGAGCCGTTCGCCTTCAGCTGGGCGAACGAGTCGAGTCTGGGCGGAGGCCGCATCACTGTGTGGGTGCACGCCGGCAGCGCGCTCGCCTTCAAGTACTTCGGCAGCAGACAGCCCTCGATCAATCGCGCGTGGATCGACGCCCTCGCCGTCACCGCGAACAGCCCCGGTGGGCTGCGCCTGGTGCCCGAGCCGGCCGAGACGCCGCTCCAGGGCGGTCTCGAAGTCGCCGAAGCGTCATAG
- the zapE gene encoding cell division protein ZapE, translated as MTDTPTRTGLVHLIDREPTVTGPEMLASLVPPPQFDGATFDSYRADPEYPSQEEAKETLIRFAGRGGGPVKRGGLFSRAKKEPEMKPGVYLDGGFGVGKTHLLASIYHAMPARRKYFGSFIEYTALVGALGYKNTVDLLKGADLLCIDEFELDDPGDTMVMTRLLGELVPTGTRLAATSNTPPNALGEGRFAAQDFLREIHAMADSFQTLRIDGVDFRQRALDGHAVVSDAAEYAAAVEAGAAGGTASDDSFDDVIRHLARVHPSRYIRLITGLDLVGLRDVRVLTDQSEALRFVAFVDRVYDAQIPIVATGVSLDGVFSDEMLGGGYRKKYLRAVSRLNALTHADRSST; from the coding sequence ATGACCGACACGCCCACCCGCACGGGCCTCGTGCACCTCATCGACCGCGAACCGACCGTCACCGGCCCCGAGATGCTCGCGAGCCTCGTGCCGCCGCCTCAGTTCGACGGCGCCACCTTCGACAGCTACCGGGCCGACCCCGAGTACCCGTCGCAGGAGGAGGCGAAGGAGACTCTGATCCGATTCGCAGGCCGCGGGGGCGGACCGGTCAAGCGCGGTGGACTGTTCAGCCGGGCGAAGAAGGAGCCCGAGATGAAGCCGGGCGTCTATCTCGACGGCGGCTTCGGCGTCGGCAAGACTCACCTGCTCGCGTCGATCTACCATGCGATGCCCGCGCGTCGGAAGTACTTCGGGTCGTTCATCGAGTACACCGCGCTCGTCGGGGCGCTGGGGTACAAGAACACGGTCGACCTGCTCAAGGGCGCCGATCTGCTGTGCATCGACGAGTTCGAGCTCGACGACCCGGGCGACACGATGGTCATGACCCGGCTTCTCGGCGAACTGGTCCCGACCGGGACGCGTCTGGCGGCCACGTCGAACACCCCGCCGAATGCGCTGGGCGAAGGCCGGTTCGCCGCACAGGACTTCCTCCGCGAGATCCACGCGATGGCCGACAGCTTCCAGACGCTCCGCATCGACGGCGTGGATTTCCGTCAGCGTGCGCTCGACGGCCACGCGGTCGTGAGCGACGCCGCAGAGTATGCGGCCGCGGTGGAGGCCGGCGCCGCCGGCGGCACGGCATCCGACGACTCCTTCGACGACGTGATCCGGCACCTCGCCCGCGTGCACCCGTCGCGCTACATCCGACTCATCACCGGCCTCGACCTCGTCGGTCTGCGTGACGTGCGCGTTCTCACCGACCAGTCCGAGGCCCTCCGCTTCGTCGCGTTCGTCGACCGGGTCTACGACGCGCAGATCCCGATCGTCGCGACGGGGGTCAGTCTCGACGGCGTCTTCTCCGATGAGATGCTCGGCGGCGGGTACCGCAAGAAGTACCTCAGGGCGGTGTCGCGACTCAATGCCCTCACACACGCGGATCGCAGCAGCACGTAA